From a single Eleginops maclovinus isolate JMC-PN-2008 ecotype Puerto Natales chromosome 2, JC_Emac_rtc_rv5, whole genome shotgun sequence genomic region:
- the kcnj11 gene encoding ATP-sensitive inward rectifier potassium channel 11 yields the protein MLSRKGLIPEDYLLTRLAENVQQPKFKAKPRKARFVAKNGTCNVAHTNIREQGRFLQDVFTTLVDLKWLHTLIIFTMSFLCSWLLFGMIWWLIAFAHGDLDQTDDDFVPCVTDIHSFSSAFLFSIEVQVTIGFGGRMVTEECVSAIIVLITQNIVGLLINAIMLGCIFMKTAQANRRAETLIFSKHAVISVRNNKLCFMIRIGDLRKSMIISATVRLQVVRNTSTEEGEVVPLDQVDIHMDNPVGTNGIFLVSPLIICHVMDKDSPLYSMSAFDLQHENVEVVAVLEGVVETTGITMQARTSYVSEEILWGQRFVPTVSEEDGMYAVDYSKFGNTMKVPTPFCSAKKLDEVGGIARFKLAEGVTLRATVRRRRASAASRRSRMDT from the coding sequence ATGTTGTCCAGGAAAGGACTCATTCCTGAGGATTACTTGCTCACACGTTTGGCTGAGAATGTCCAGCAGCCAAAGTTCAAGGCCAAACCGAGGAAAGCTCGCTTTGTCGCCAAGAATGGCACCTGCAATGTAGCACACACCAACATCCGAGAGCAGGGCCGATTTTTGCAGGACGTCTTCACTACTCTGGTGGATTTAAAATGGCTCCACACTCTCATCATTTTCACCATGTCCTTCCTATGCAGTTGGCTCCTGTTTGGGATGATCTGGTGGCTCATTGCCTTTGCGCACGGCGACTTGGACCAGACAGACGACGACTTTGTCCCGTGCGTAACGGACATCCACTCCTTCTCCTCCGCTTTCCTCTTCTCCATAGAGGTGCAGGTGACCATCGGCTTCGGGGGCCGTATGGTCACTGAGGAGTGCGTCTCCGCCATCATCGTCCTGATCACGCAGAACATCGTTGGGCTGCTCATTAACGCCATCATGCTCGGCTGCATCTTCATGAAAACTGCGCAGGCCAATCGGCGCGCAGAGACGCTCATTTTCAGCAAGCACGCCGTTATCTCTGTGCGGAACAATAAACTGTGCTTCATGATCCGCATCGGGGACCTGAGGAAAAGCATGATCATCAGCGCCACCGTGCGGCTGCAAGTGGTCCGGAACACCTCCACAGAGGAGGGTGAGGTGGTGCCTCTGGACCAGGTGGACATCCATATGGATAACCCGGTGGGCACCAATGGCATCTTCCTGGTGTCCCCACTAATTATCTGTCACGTGATGGACAAGGACAGCCCTCTATATTCGATGTCCGCTTTCGACCTTCAGCACGAGAACGTGGAGGTGGTCGCGGTGCTGGAGGGGGTGGTGGAGACCACGGGCATCACCATGCAGGCCAGGACCTCCTATGTTTCGGAGGAGATCTTGTGGGGTCAGCGCTTCGTGCCCACAGTCTCGGAGGAGGACGGCATGTACGCGGTGGACTACTCCAAGTTCGGGAACACGATGAAGGTCCCGACTCCCTTCTGCAGCGCCAAGAAGCTGGACGAGGTGGGAGGCATCGCTCGCTTTAAGCTGGCCGAGGGCGTCACCCTGCGGGCGACCGTGAGAAGGCGACGGGCCTCCGCGGCTTCCCGCAGATCCCGGATGGACACTTAA
- the mob2a gene encoding MOB kinase activator 2a isoform X3, translating into MGVLVCCDCFFYRKSKTKPNGKKPPTEEKKQYLELEYTKVRVVDFDLKELVVLPREIDLNEWLASNTTTFFNLINLQYSTISEFCTGETCQAMTACNTIYYWYDERGKKTKCTAPQYVDFVMSLCQKLVTDEEIFPTKYGKEFPNSFESLVKKICRYLFHVLAHLYWAHFKETVALDLQGHLNTLYAHFIVFVREFNLVDPKETCIMDDLSEILCTPAPPPAPTPAPSAPDSAPSPSSQNHVTER; encoded by the exons GAAGTCGAAGACGAAGCCAAATGGGAAGAAGCCTCCGACAGAAGAGAAGAAGCAGTACTTGGAGCTGGAGTACACAAAAGTCCGCGTGGTGGACTTTGACCtcaaggagctggtggtgctGCCCAGAGAGATAGACCTCAACGAATGGCTCGCCAGCAACA CGACAACGTTCTTCAATCTTATCAACCTGCAGTACAGCACCATCTCAGAGTTCTGCACTGGAGAAACCTGTCAAGCCATGACAGCCTGCAACAC aATATACTACTGGTATGACGAGAGGGGGAAGAAGACGAAGTGCACTGCTCCACAATACGTCGACTTCGTAATGAGTCTTTGTCAGAAACTGGTCACAGATGAGGAAATCTTTCCTACAAAATATG GCAAAGAGTTCCCCAACTCCTTCGAGTCCTTGGTAAAGAAGATCTGCCGGTACCTGTTCCACGTGCTGGCTCACCTCTACTGGGCGCACTTTAAAGAGACGGTGGCTCTGGACCTGCAGGGCCACTTGAACACTCTGTATGCACATTTCATCGTTTTCGTAAGGGAATTCAACCTGGTCGACCCCAAGGAGACCTGTATCATGGACGACCTGTCCGAAATCCTCTGCACCCCAGCCCCCCCACCTGCGCCCACCCCAGCCCCTTCCGCCCCAGACTCAGCGCCCTCCCCTTCTTCACAAAACCACGTGACGGAGAGATGA
- the mob2a gene encoding MOB kinase activator 2a isoform X2 translates to MRFKRNGSYTLNRKSKTKPNGKKPPTEEKKQYLELEYTKVRVVDFDLKELVVLPREIDLNEWLASNTTTFFNLINLQYSTISEFCTGETCQAMTACNTIYYWYDERGKKTKCTAPQYVDFVMSLCQKLVTDEEIFPTKYGKEFPNSFESLVKKICRYLFHVLAHLYWAHFKETVALDLQGHLNTLYAHFIVFVREFNLVDPKETCIMDDLSEILCTPAPPPAPTPAPSAPDSAPSPSSQNHVTER, encoded by the exons GAAGTCGAAGACGAAGCCAAATGGGAAGAAGCCTCCGACAGAAGAGAAGAAGCAGTACTTGGAGCTGGAGTACACAAAAGTCCGCGTGGTGGACTTTGACCtcaaggagctggtggtgctGCCCAGAGAGATAGACCTCAACGAATGGCTCGCCAGCAACA CGACAACGTTCTTCAATCTTATCAACCTGCAGTACAGCACCATCTCAGAGTTCTGCACTGGAGAAACCTGTCAAGCCATGACAGCCTGCAACAC aATATACTACTGGTATGACGAGAGGGGGAAGAAGACGAAGTGCACTGCTCCACAATACGTCGACTTCGTAATGAGTCTTTGTCAGAAACTGGTCACAGATGAGGAAATCTTTCCTACAAAATATG GCAAAGAGTTCCCCAACTCCTTCGAGTCCTTGGTAAAGAAGATCTGCCGGTACCTGTTCCACGTGCTGGCTCACCTCTACTGGGCGCACTTTAAAGAGACGGTGGCTCTGGACCTGCAGGGCCACTTGAACACTCTGTATGCACATTTCATCGTTTTCGTAAGGGAATTCAACCTGGTCGACCCCAAGGAGACCTGTATCATGGACGACCTGTCCGAAATCCTCTGCACCCCAGCCCCCCCACCTGCGCCCACCCCAGCCCCTTCCGCCCCAGACTCAGCGCCCTCCCCTTCTTCACAAAACCACGTGACGGAGAGATGA
- the mob2a gene encoding MOB kinase activator 2a isoform X4 gives MDWLMGKSKTKPNGKKPPTEEKKQYLELEYTKVRVVDFDLKELVVLPREIDLNEWLASNTTTFFNLINLQYSTISEFCTGETCQAMTACNTIYYWYDERGKKTKCTAPQYVDFVMSLCQKLVTDEEIFPTKYGKEFPNSFESLVKKICRYLFHVLAHLYWAHFKETVALDLQGHLNTLYAHFIVFVREFNLVDPKETCIMDDLSEILCTPAPPPAPTPAPSAPDSAPSPSSQNHVTER, from the exons GAAGTCGAAGACGAAGCCAAATGGGAAGAAGCCTCCGACAGAAGAGAAGAAGCAGTACTTGGAGCTGGAGTACACAAAAGTCCGCGTGGTGGACTTTGACCtcaaggagctggtggtgctGCCCAGAGAGATAGACCTCAACGAATGGCTCGCCAGCAACA CGACAACGTTCTTCAATCTTATCAACCTGCAGTACAGCACCATCTCAGAGTTCTGCACTGGAGAAACCTGTCAAGCCATGACAGCCTGCAACAC aATATACTACTGGTATGACGAGAGGGGGAAGAAGACGAAGTGCACTGCTCCACAATACGTCGACTTCGTAATGAGTCTTTGTCAGAAACTGGTCACAGATGAGGAAATCTTTCCTACAAAATATG GCAAAGAGTTCCCCAACTCCTTCGAGTCCTTGGTAAAGAAGATCTGCCGGTACCTGTTCCACGTGCTGGCTCACCTCTACTGGGCGCACTTTAAAGAGACGGTGGCTCTGGACCTGCAGGGCCACTTGAACACTCTGTATGCACATTTCATCGTTTTCGTAAGGGAATTCAACCTGGTCGACCCCAAGGAGACCTGTATCATGGACGACCTGTCCGAAATCCTCTGCACCCCAGCCCCCCCACCTGCGCCCACCCCAGCCCCTTCCGCCCCAGACTCAGCGCCCTCCCCTTCTTCACAAAACCACGTGACGGAGAGATGA